Proteins from one Escherichia coli genomic window:
- the hofP gene encoding DNA utilization protein HofP: protein MRVKRWLLAGIALCLLTGMRDPFKPPEDLCRISELSQWRYQGMVGRGERIIGVIKDGQKKWRRVQQNDVLENGWTILQLTPDALTLGTGTNCEPPHWLWQRQGDTNEAMDSRTTVDADTRRTGGKAAKSDADGG, encoded by the coding sequence ATGAGGGTTAAACGCTGGTTGTTGGCAGGTATTGCATTGTGCCTTTTAACCGGTATGCGTGACCCTTTTAAACCGCCGGAAGATCTATGCCGGATTAGCGAACTTAGCCAGTGGCGCTATCAGGGGATGGTAGGGCGAGGCGAGCGCATCATCGGTGTAATAAAAGATGGGCAAAAAAAATGGCGACGGGTGCAGCAAAACGATGTGCTGGAAAACGGCTGGACGATCTTACAGCTAACACCAGACGCACTAACGCTGGGAACCGGGACAAACTGCGAACCGCCACACTGGTTGTGGCAACGGCAAGGAGATACAAATGAAGCAATGGATAGCCGCACTACTGTTGATGCTGATACCCGGCGTACAGGCGGCAAAGCCGCAAAAAGTGACGCTGATGGTGGATGA
- the hofQ gene encoding DNA uptake porin HofQ: MKQWIAALLLMLIPGVQAAKPQKVTLMVDDVPVAQVLQALAEQEKLNLVVSPDVSGTVSLHLTDVPWKQALQTVVKSAGLITRQEGNILSVHSVAWQNDNIARQEAEQARAQANLPLENRSITLQYADAGELAKAGEKLLSAKGSMTVDKRTNRLLLRDNKAALSALEQWVAQMDLPVGQVELSAHIVTINEKSLRELGVKWTLADAQQAGGVGQVTTLDSDLSVATATTHVGFNIGRINGRLLDLELSALEQKQQLDIIASPRLLASHLQPASIKQGSEIPYQVSSGESGATSVEFKEAVLGMEVTPTVLQKGRIRLKLHISQNVPGQVLQQADGEVLAIDKQEIETQVEVKSGETLALGGIFTRKNKSGQDSVPLLGDIPWFGQLFRHDGKEDERRELVVFITPRLVSSE, translated from the coding sequence ATGAAGCAATGGATAGCCGCACTACTGTTGATGCTGATACCCGGCGTACAGGCGGCAAAGCCGCAAAAAGTGACGCTGATGGTGGATGACGTTCCGGTAGCTCAGGTGTTGCAGGCGCTGGCTGAACAGGAGAAGTTGAACCTGGTGGTGTCGCCAGACGTCAGCGGTACGGTGTCGTTACATCTAACAGATGTTCCCTGGAAGCAAGCACTACAAACTGTAGTGAAAAGCGCCGGACTGATAACGCGTCAGGAGGGCAACATTCTCTCGGTGCATTCCGTTGCCTGGCAGAATGACAATATCGCCCGTCAGGAGGCGGAGCAGGCGCGGGCGCAGGCAAATCTGCCGCTGGAAAATCGCAGTATAACCCTGCAATACGCCGACGCGGGAGAACTGGCGAAAGCGGGGGAGAAGCTACTGAGTGCCAAAGGGAGTATGACCGTCGATAAACGCACCAATCGCCTTTTGCTGCGAGATAACAAAGCGGCGTTAAGCGCGCTTGAACAGTGGGTAGCGCAAATGGATCTGCCGGTCGGGCAGGTTGAGCTGTCGGCGCATATTGTCACCATTAATGAAAAAAGTTTGCGTGAGTTAGGCGTGAAATGGACGTTGGCTGATGCGCAACAAGCTGGTGGCGTTGGGCAAGTCACCACGCTTGACAGCGACCTCTCCGTAGCGACGGCGACAACGCATGTCGGTTTTAACATTGGACGCATCAACGGACGTTTACTGGATCTTGAGCTTTCCGCGCTCGAACAAAAACAGCAGCTGGATATTATCGCCAGTCCGCGTCTGCTGGCCTCACATCTTCAGCCTGCCAGCATTAAACAGGGGAGCGAAATTCCATATCAGGTTTCCAGCGGGGAAAGTGGCGCGACGTCGGTGGAATTTAAAGAGGCCGTCCTGGGGATGGAAGTTACGCCCACGGTGTTACAAAAAGGTCGCATCCGGCTGAAATTACACATCAGCCAGAACGTTCCGGGGCAGGTGCTACAGCAGGCCGATGGCGAAGTGCTGGCGATTGATAAGCAGGAGATCGAAACGCAGGTCGAGGTCAAAAGCGGAGAAACGTTGGCGCTGGGTGGCATTTTTACCCGTAAAAATAAATCGGGTCAGGATAGCGTACCGTTGCTTGGCGACATTCCCTGGTTCGGGCAATTATTTCGTCATGACGGAAAAGAAGATGAACGACGCGAGTTAGTGGTGTTTATCACGCCACGACTGGTTTCCAGTGAGTAA